Part of the Virgibacillus necropolis genome, ACGATGGTACAACTATTCTGGTGCCATTTGATGTCTCACTTGCTGACCAAGAAGTTGGAGCTACGCGTGAAAAAGTTTATAATACCGTTGATAATATTGATGTAGAGCACTACTTAACTGGTGAAGAATATATTCAACTTGATATAACGAAGAATTCAGAAGAAGGGTTAAAACGAACTGAAATCATCACGGTTGGATTGATTTTAATCATCCTATTTATCGTTTTTAAATCGTTAGTTGCACCGTTTATTCCCTTACTAACAGTAGGTATTAGTTACCTTGCAGCCCAAGGAGTGGTTTCCATCCTTGCTGATAGTGTTGGATTTCCATTATCCACATTCACGCAAATTTTCATGGTTGCCGTTATGTTTGGAATCGGAACAGACTATTGCATTTTATTAATTAGTAGATTTAAAGAAGAAATCGCGCATCACGATTCCATTAAGGATGCCGTGCTAGCAACCTATAAATCAGCTGGTAAAACAATCTTTTTTGCTGGATTAGCAGTATTAGTTGGCTTCTCTGCAATTGGATTATCAACCTTTTCACTATACCAATCTGCCGTAGCCGTTGCAGTGGGTGTAGCGGTTGTTTTAATCGCTTTAGCAACGCTCGTACCATTTTTTCTTGTCGTTTTAGGTAAAAAACTTTTCTGGCCATTTGATAAAAATGTCTCTCATAAAGAAAGTAAATTATGGAAGTCTGCTGGATTATTTGCATGGGGTCGTCCTGTGATTTCACTACTTATCGTAGCAGTAATTACCCTACCTTTTTTATTTACCTTTGATGGGGATAAATCATACAATTCCCTTCAAGAAATCGGGGATGAATATGGTTCCGTAAAGGCGTTTAATTGGATTGCGCACAGCTTTGGCCCAGGACAAACGATGCCAACGACTGTTGTCCTGGAAACAGATGAACCCATTGATTCTGTAGAGGAATTTCAGGATATTGCAACATTATCACAAGAAATTGCCCAAATGGATGGTGTTGATCAGGTTAGAAGCGCAACAAGACCTGCTGGTGAAATCATTGAAGACTTTTTGGTCAAAAATCAAACTGGTCAATTAGCTGGTGGAATTAGTCAAAGTACGGAAGGAATAAAAGAAATTCAAGAAGGTCTTGCAAAAGCTGCCGAGGAATTGGAAAATGCGACACCTGAACTTGAGGAAGCACAAAATGGTGTGGACCAGTTAATGGAAGGCACGCAAGCTGCAAATAACGGTATTGGAGATATCAGTGCTGCTCTAACAAAAATCCAAAACGGTATCCAATCTGGATCTCAAGGTGCTACAGAAATTAAAAATAATCTGCAGACAATTAAAGGTAACTTGGATAAAACGATTGCAGGAAACCGTCAGCTGTTGGATGGCTATCAACAGCTTGCTGATGGACTCGGCGATTTCGGTAACACACAAAGTGCCGATGTACAGCAACTTGATAAACTAACAGGTGCATTACAGGGTGCGAAACAAAGCATCGAAAATGCAAAAAATATTGCAGTTGAATCAAATCCAGACCTTGGTAACGAGGGGTCTGAGTATATGAAACAATACAATACATCAATCGCTCAATTAGATGGAGCTATAGGTGGTATTAATCAATTAAAAGAACAACTTGGAAAGCTCGCAGGTGCACAAACGCAAATTGAGAACAATGTTATCGCACCCCTGAACGAATTGAATGCTGGGTTTAGTGATTCTATCGCAGGTCAAGAGCAACTATCACAAGGACTCGGCCAGCTAATTGGTGGTATTGAGCAATTACAATCAGGTTTAAATCAAGCAGCAAGTGGTCAGGGTCAAGTGATAAATAATATTCCAAGCCTGCAAGATGGCCTATCACAAGTATATGGTGGCCAGGAAGAATTGAAGACGGCATTTGCTGACATGCAAGATCAACTTGGACAATTATCGACAGGGCTTGGAGAAAGTTCTGACGGATTACAACAAATTTATGATGGCCTCTCAGAGGTAGAACGTTACCTTGGGGATTTCAACACTGAGGGAAGTAATCCTGCGGTTGTCATACCAGAACAAGCCTTGGAAAGCGAAGCATTTGTGGAAGGAACCAAACCATATATTTCAGATGATAAAACGATCACGAAATTTGATGTAGTGTTAAAGAATAACCCATATTCGACTGAAGCAGTCAATATGGTAGATAAGATTGAGGATACAGTTAATGATGCAAAAGATGGCACTGTATTTGCTGATAGTGATCCGAAGCTTGGTGGTATAAGCAGTACAAATAACGATCTTCAAAATATCTCAGATGCCGATTATTCTCGAACCGTCACGCTTATGATTATCGGTCTGTTCATTGTACTTGTGTTCATGTTACGATCCATCATCATTCCAGTTTACTTGATTGGATCACTTGTTTTAACGTATTTCACATCTCTTGGTGTTGCAGAAGTTATTTTTGTAAACATCCTTGGGTATGATGGATTATCATGGGCAATCCCATTCTTTGGATTTGTTATGTTAATGGCGCTTGGAATTGATTACAGTATATTCTTAATGGATCGTTTCAAGGAATATAAAGAGATTCCAATAAAAGACGCGTTAATTAACTCGATGAAAAACATGGGAACCGTTATTATTTCAGCAGCTGTTATTTTAGGCGGTACATTTGGGGCAATGCTTCCATCAGGCGTATTATCACTTTTGCAAATCGCAACAGTGGTTCTAACAGGATTATTCCTTTATGCCTTTGTCATGTTACCATTATTCGTACCAGTCATGGTCCGACTTTTCGGCAAAGTAAACTGGTGGCCGTTTAGAAGATAATTTAAGTGAAACAACCCATTCTTTAGGAATGGGTTGTTTTTTTGTTAGAAGCATTGTTGAAAGTTTCCAACCGCCTCTGAACAGTCGCCTCCGCTTTTCTTTGGCTAGCTGCGGCTCCTAGAAGCTGCCGTCATAAGCAATTGACACTCCAAACGCCATAGACCAGGCGTTTTACGGTCTCTCGCTTATGCGTCCGCTTCTGAACAGTCGCCTCCGCTTTTCTATTTACTATTATTTTTTATGATTTCTATTACGCGGTCTTTTGATTTTGCGCTTTGGTAGGATTCCATATTGGTTTTCATGATTAATTCATGGTCTTTTAATTGAAGCAGTTCTTGCACAAGCGTTTCTTCATTCAACTTTTCTTCTTCCATTACACGTGCATACCTTTTCTCAGCAAAGGACTTTGCATTAATAATTTGGTCTCCCCTGCTTGACCCTTTAGACAATGGGATTAATAACATCGGAATTTTTAAAGACAAAAATTCAAATATAGCGTTCGAACCAGCTCGCGACAAGACAAAGTCAGTTGCTGCGAAAAGATCCTTCAGCTCTTCGTTTACATATTCAAATTGGATGTAGCCAGATCGGTTAAATTCGGGTTCTGTTTTCCCAATACCACAAACATGAATAATTTGGAATTCATTTAACAACTTATCTAGACTAGCGCGTACACTATCATTAATTTTTTTCGAACCACCGCTACCACCCATAATAAGTAAGACAGGCTTCTTGTTTGTGAAACCACAAAATGCTAATCCTTTTTTTTCATTTCCTTGGAAAAGTTCGTCACGGACTACTGCACCAACATATTCTGCCTTTTGTTCAGGTAGATATTCCATGGTTTCTGGAAATGTTGCCAGTACTTTTTTAACAAATGGTATTGCGATCTTATTGGCCAGACCAGGTGTGAAATCAGATTCATGGATGACGGCAGGTACCCGCCGCACTTTTGCAGCCAATACAACTGGGACAGATACAAATCCACCTTTCGAAAAAATAATCGAGGGTTTACTTTTACCAATAATTCGCCATGCTTGCATCGTTCCTTTTAACACCTTAAACGGATCCTTCAAATTTTCCTTGGACATATAACGACGAAGTTTTCCAGTAGAAATTGGATGATACGTTACACCATCCAACTGTTCAATTAGCTTTCTTTCTATTCCATCCTTTGAACCGATATAATTAATTTCCCATCCCTCTCGCTTGAAGATGGGAATAACTGCTAAATTTACAATAACATGACCGGCTGTTCCTCCGCCTGTAAACAGAATACTTTTTTTATTCATTAATAGTACGTCCCTTCTTTCGCAATACGAAGTAAAACGGTATAATTGCACTTATAATTCTTTACAATCACTACTTTATACTAGTAGAAAATCATAGAAAAAGGAAGACATTTATGTATGAAACTTCGACGATAAAAGAAAAATTAAAGCTGTTTACAATTATTCTTATACCAATTCTAGTTACGCAAGTCAGCATGTATTTAATGAACTTTTTCGATACAGTGATGTCTGGGCAGGCTGGCGCTACAGATCTTGCCGGTGTGGCAATTGGATCTAGTCTTTGGGTACCCATCTTCACTGGAATTAATGGTGTTCTTCTCGCCATTACACCAATCATCGCACATTTAATTGGCGCAAAGGCTGATCATGCTATTGCGAAAAAAGTTCAACAAGGTGTTTATTTGGCTTTGGCACTTGCAATCCTTGTTGTCGTCATAGGAGCTTTTTCATTAAATCCTATTTTACAGGCGATGGACTTGGAATCGGAAGTAAGACATACTGCGAAATTTTATATTATTTGGCTTGTGACAGGAATTGTACCTTTATTCATTTTTAATACATTACGCTGTTTTATTGATGCACTTGGTCAAACACGTATATCTATGGTCATTATTTTAATCGCTTTACCGATAAATATATTCTTTAACTATATATTTATTTTCGGTAAATTTGGTATTCCAGCATTTGGGGGAATTGGGGCTGGAATTGCTACTGCACTCACCTATTGGATCGTTTGCTTTATTGCATTTGGAATTTTATTTAACATGCATCCTTTTCGAGAATACAATCTTTTTAAAAATTGGGTAAAGCCATCGTTAGTTGATTGGTGGGAGCAGTTAAAAATTGGTATTCCAATTGGGGTTTCCATCTTTTTCGAGACTAGTATCTTTTCAGCTGTGACCATATTTATGAGCGTGTACAGCACATATACAATTGCAGCACACCAAGCGGCAATTAACTTTGCTTCTTTATTATATATGATTCCATTAAGTGTAGGAATTGGACTTACGATTGCGGTAGGCTATGAAATTGGTGGTAAGCGATTTGCCGATGCTAGGACATATGGATACATTGGAATTAGTGGTGGTATATTTATTGCCATTTTTGCTGGGCTTGTTTTATACATGTTTAATGACATGGTAGCGAACCTTTATACAGATAATGAAGAGGTAGTGGAATTAACAAAACAGTTTATCTACTATGCAATCTTTTTCCAACTGGCCGATGCTTTTGCCGCTCCTATTCAAGGTGCATTGCGGGGATATAAAGATGTAAATGTAACACTAATTACATCATTTGTTTCCTATTGGATCATTGGCTTACCTAGCGGTTGGTTACTAGCTAACTACACGTCGCTTGAACCATTTGGCTATTGGGTCGGTATTATTATTGGACTAAGCTGTGGCGCAGTTGCCTTGCTTTGGCGTTTATTGCATCTACAAAAAAACAAAAAGATACAACGAGCTAACTAGTAGCCCGTTGTATCTTTTTCTTAAAACACTTATGATGAAAGACCTAAGATAGCTTTCGTTTCGAGGTATTCTTCAATACCGAAATCGCCCCATTCTCTTCCGATACCAGATTGCTTATAGCCACCAAACGGTGCAGAGAAGTCTGCCCCAGCATTATTGACAGTTACTCGACCAGCTTTTATACTTGTTGCTACTTTACGTAATGTTTCATTATCATTTCCAATCACATAACCAGCTAGTCCGTACACGGTGTCATTTGCAATTTCAATTGCTTCGTCGACCGTTTCGTACGTGATAATGGACATTACTGGTCCAAAAATTTCTTCCTGCGCGATGACCATGTTGTTTATAACATCTGTAAAAATAGTTGGTCGAGCATAGTATCCTTTTTCAATACCTTCTGGCTTACCAGTACCACCAGCAATAAGGGTTGCACCTTCACTAATTCCTTTTTCGATATAAGACTGAACAGTATCCCATTGTTTTTTAGCAACGAGTGGACCTATGAATGACTTCTCACGAGGGTCACCAACAGGGAATTTTGGTAGCACGTTCTTGACCGCTTCTTCAAATTCTTCCTTAATAGAAGCAGGTACAATAATGCGTGTAGCCGCAGAGCAAACCTGACCCGTATTCATTGCAATATGATTAACAGCTGCTTTAGCCGCTTGTTCTATATCTGCATCCTCTAGTACAACCAGAGGGGATTTCCCTCCTAGCTCAAGCGCGAAGTTCTTAATTGTCTTGGCTGCATTTTCCATAATCTTTTGCCCAGTGCCAACAGAGCCTGTAAAGGAAACGAAATCAATGTCAGGATGAGAACTAATACCATCCCCAATCACAGAACCTGAACCATTAACAAGGTTAAAGACACCTTTAGGAACGCCAGCAGCATCAAAAATCTCCGCTAAAATAATCGCAGCAAATGGTGTCAATTCAGATGGTTTTAACACAACTGGGCTTCCTGCTGCAAATGCACTTGCAATCTTGGTTGACGTTTGATTTGTTGGAAAGTTCCATGGTGTAATAAGCCCACTAACACCTACTGTATCCTTTACAATTGTATGGTCACCACGATCCTCGGTAAATGAAAACTCTTTAAGTGATTTTGCAGCTTGCGAAAAATGCGCATAGCCCATTTGATAGTGAACCTTTTCTGAAATATTAAGCGGTGCTCCTAGTTCATCAGTCATGGTTTCAATGAGATCCTCTTTACGTTTTTCATATTCAGCGGTAATCTTCTCAAGCATTTTTATTCGTTCTTCTTTAGTTGTTTGTGAAAAAGAAGGAAGCGCTACTCGTGCAGCTTCTACTGCCTTATCCAAATCTTCTTTAGTACCTAGACTGATTTTCCCCATTACTTCTTCTGTTGCTGGGTTAATGACCTCTTCCGTATCAGTGCCGGTTGATTCTACCCATTCGCCATTAATATAATGTTTCAATTGGTTACGCATCGTAAACATTCTCCTTTTATTTAAACAATACTAGTTTTTATGCTTAGATTATTTGTTTGTTTCTAGTGAGTATATTACCGTAATTGACTCAGTTAAAACATACAACGTTCAAGAATGCTTACTGTAAAATTTCCTTTATAGTTGATAAAACCTCTTTAAGTTCAGCAGCTTTTCCCGATTGATCTAACGTAAACCATGATATCCCAGGAATAAATAAAACAAAGCATCCTATTACCATAGCTATTGTCCATTTAGGAAAAGCAGCAGGGTCTTTTATCATCACGCCAAGAACTAACGAAATAACGGCAGTAAAGACGCCTATGATAAAAGGTGACGGAAAGCTAATTTTATTTATGTCGTCTAGATAAGTAATTAGAGAATTAACCTTAACTTTTAATAGCTTTTTTTCTTGCATACTCAACTCATCTAATTTTCTATCTAGCAATGGTAAATTTCTATAGAAAGTTAGACTATATTTTTTATTATTCCGGCGCTGGTTCTCATTGGTAGACTTAATAAGATGGCTTTGTAACTTCAGAAGAAACTTTTCTGTTTCGGGTTCTTTTAAGATATCTCTTAATTCTTTACTAATCCCACTAGTTGATTCCAAATTAAACAACTCCAAAATAGATTTCGTATGTAGATAATAATCTACCTACATAAACTATTCTATTAAGGTTAAAATTAGTTTATAACTGGAAATCATATTATCTTCCTCATAGCTTAATAAGAAAAGCGCAAGCGCCCGTTTAGCAACGTACAAACTGGAGCACTCCGCAATGAGATAAAGGAAACATGCCCCTGCAACAGGGGTATGCCGACGCTGGGCGGCAAGCTCGCCTTTAGTCGGCCTTCCTTTCTCAACAACCGATGTTGACTTATCGTAGTGGAGGAGTGTGAAGTTTGCTAGTTGCTGGGCGCTGGAGCTAGACATGACCGTTGATATAAGTAAGCTTAATAGAGCCAAATTTTATACTTTCCTTAAATATCAAAAAAGCGAGGAAACTCCTCGCTCCTGTTAATTAGGCTGCTGAAAAAGTGGTGGATTTTAAAAATTTAACTTTTCACCTTAACTTAGCATCTCGAATATACGGAGACTCCTCGAAAAAGAAAAGCACTTTTTCTTCGTGCGATGCCTTTTCAGGGGAGCATTCCTTATCCTGCGGGAAGTAAGAGATCGACGAGACCCCGCAGGACGGCAGTCCGAGGAGGCTCGTCACTCGCCCGCGGAAAGCGCAGTATATTCGAGATGCGATGGTAGATCCACATATTTTGTACCATATTTAACTTTTCAGTGGCCTCCCTGTTAACCTTCTAGTGTCTTTAACTTTACCACCAAAAAAACCGCCTAAATCTTAGACGGTTTTCTCCATGTTTATAAGAACAATCCTACTACTGTTGCTGATAAAATAGATGCTAGTGTTGCGCCGATTAATAATTTCATACCGAAACCTGATACTTCGATTGCTTTTTTGTTATCAATAGCTTGAACGGTTCCAGCAATGATCCCAATTGACGAAAAGTTTGCAAAGCTAGTTAGAAATACAGTTACAATCCCGATAGTTTTTTCTGACATACTATCAAGAATTTGCTGGAATTCAAGCATTGCAACGAACTCATTTGTTACAATTTTCGTACCCATAATCCCACCGGCTTCAATTAATTCACTTGGTGCTATACCCATCAGGAAGCCTAATGGAGCAAACACATACCCAAGAAGTTCTTGTAATGTAAAGCCTGAAAATGCAATAATCCAATTGACAAGCTCGAGTGATGCAATAAAGGCAACCAACATTGCAGCTACAATAAGTGCAATTTTACCACCATCTAGTGCACCATTACCCATCGCTTCAAAAATACTTTTGTCATTTGTAACATTTTTTATGTCAACATGATCTTCCTCTTTAGGTACCTTAACAGGAGCAATAACAGATGCCACCATTAGCGCACTAAACATATTCAATGGTAATGCTATTAGAACATATTGCTCAGGTAATATTTGTAAATAGGCGCCTACAATTGATGCTGATACTGAGCCCATAGCTGATGCGCTAACAATATATAGACGATTTTTTTCTAA contains:
- a CDS encoding NupC/NupG family nucleoside CNT transporter, translated to MDILLGILAIIVVLGLAFLMSNDKKNINYRGIAVMLVAQILTTWFMFTTEIGQAIITGISAGFNKLIEFGKVGINFIVGGVAVNEGGSVFFFDVLLLIIFFSVILSVLTYLRILPPIIKYIGGFISKITGLPKVESFNAVNSIFFGQSEALLAIKSQFHHLEKNRLYIVSASAMGSVSASIVGAYLQILPEQYVLIALPLNMFSALMVASVIAPVKVPKEEDHVDIKNVTNDKSIFEAMGNGALDGGKIALIVAAMLVAFIASLELVNWIIAFSGFTLQELLGYVFAPLGFLMGIAPSELIEAGGIMGTKIVTNEFVAMLEFQQILDSMSEKTIGIVTVFLTSFANFSSIGIIAGTVQAIDNKKAIEVSGFGMKLLIGATLASILSATVVGLFL
- a CDS encoding MMPL family transporter produces the protein MKQIIRFRWLIAIVWVAIAAGLFIFAPNLQELVREKGQISVPEDSPSQEASALIEQMSAGNGENTASAVLVFHDENGIDKTEKQEVSNAIDQLKENKGKLGLSNLLAFTEDPAIAEQTVSDDGTTILVPFDVSLADQEVGATREKVYNTVDNIDVEHYLTGEEYIQLDITKNSEEGLKRTEIITVGLILIILFIVFKSLVAPFIPLLTVGISYLAAQGVVSILADSVGFPLSTFTQIFMVAVMFGIGTDYCILLISRFKEEIAHHDSIKDAVLATYKSAGKTIFFAGLAVLVGFSAIGLSTFSLYQSAVAVAVGVAVVLIALATLVPFFLVVLGKKLFWPFDKNVSHKESKLWKSAGLFAWGRPVISLLIVAVITLPFLFTFDGDKSYNSLQEIGDEYGSVKAFNWIAHSFGPGQTMPTTVVLETDEPIDSVEEFQDIATLSQEIAQMDGVDQVRSATRPAGEIIEDFLVKNQTGQLAGGISQSTEGIKEIQEGLAKAAEELENATPELEEAQNGVDQLMEGTQAANNGIGDISAALTKIQNGIQSGSQGATEIKNNLQTIKGNLDKTIAGNRQLLDGYQQLADGLGDFGNTQSADVQQLDKLTGALQGAKQSIENAKNIAVESNPDLGNEGSEYMKQYNTSIAQLDGAIGGINQLKEQLGKLAGAQTQIENNVIAPLNELNAGFSDSIAGQEQLSQGLGQLIGGIEQLQSGLNQAASGQGQVINNIPSLQDGLSQVYGGQEELKTAFADMQDQLGQLSTGLGESSDGLQQIYDGLSEVERYLGDFNTEGSNPAVVIPEQALESEAFVEGTKPYISDDKTITKFDVVLKNNPYSTEAVNMVDKIEDTVNDAKDGTVFADSDPKLGGISSTNNDLQNISDADYSRTVTLMIIGLFIVLVFMLRSIIIPVYLIGSLVLTYFTSLGVAEVIFVNILGYDGLSWAIPFFGFVMLMALGIDYSIFLMDRFKEYKEIPIKDALINSMKNMGTVIISAAVILGGTFGAMLPSGVLSLLQIATVVLTGLFLYAFVMLPLFVPVMVRLFGKVNWWPFRR
- a CDS encoding MATE family efflux transporter translates to MYETSTIKEKLKLFTIILIPILVTQVSMYLMNFFDTVMSGQAGATDLAGVAIGSSLWVPIFTGINGVLLAITPIIAHLIGAKADHAIAKKVQQGVYLALALAILVVVIGAFSLNPILQAMDLESEVRHTAKFYIIWLVTGIVPLFIFNTLRCFIDALGQTRISMVIILIALPINIFFNYIFIFGKFGIPAFGGIGAGIATALTYWIVCFIAFGILFNMHPFREYNLFKNWVKPSLVDWWEQLKIGIPIGVSIFFETSIFSAVTIFMSVYSTYTIAAHQAAINFASLLYMIPLSVGIGLTIAVGYEIGGKRFADARTYGYIGISGGIFIAIFAGLVLYMFNDMVANLYTDNEEVVELTKQFIYYAIFFQLADAFAAPIQGALRGYKDVNVTLITSFVSYWIIGLPSGWLLANYTSLEPFGYWVGIIIGLSCGAVALLWRLLHLQKNKKIQRAN
- a CDS encoding undecaprenyldiphospho-muramoylpentapeptide beta-N-acetylglucosaminyltransferase, translated to MNKKSILFTGGGTAGHVIVNLAVIPIFKREGWEINYIGSKDGIERKLIEQLDGVTYHPISTGKLRRYMSKENLKDPFKVLKGTMQAWRIIGKSKPSIIFSKGGFVSVPVVLAAKVRRVPAVIHESDFTPGLANKIAIPFVKKVLATFPETMEYLPEQKAEYVGAVVRDELFQGNEKKGLAFCGFTNKKPVLLIMGGSGGSKKINDSVRASLDKLLNEFQIIHVCGIGKTEPEFNRSGYIQFEYVNEELKDLFAATDFVLSRAGSNAIFEFLSLKIPMLLIPLSKGSSRGDQIINAKSFAEKRYARVMEEEKLNEETLVQELLQLKDHELIMKTNMESYQSAKSKDRVIEIIKNNSK
- a CDS encoding aldehyde dehydrogenase family protein — protein: MRNQLKHYINGEWVESTGTDTEEVINPATEEVMGKISLGTKEDLDKAVEAARVALPSFSQTTKEERIKMLEKITAEYEKRKEDLIETMTDELGAPLNISEKVHYQMGYAHFSQAAKSLKEFSFTEDRGDHTIVKDTVGVSGLITPWNFPTNQTSTKIASAFAAGSPVVLKPSELTPFAAIILAEIFDAAGVPKGVFNLVNGSGSVIGDGISSHPDIDFVSFTGSVGTGQKIMENAAKTIKNFALELGGKSPLVVLEDADIEQAAKAAVNHIAMNTGQVCSAATRIIVPASIKEEFEEAVKNVLPKFPVGDPREKSFIGPLVAKKQWDTVQSYIEKGISEGATLIAGGTGKPEGIEKGYYARPTIFTDVINNMVIAQEEIFGPVMSIITYETVDEAIEIANDTVYGLAGYVIGNDNETLRKVATSIKAGRVTVNNAGADFSAPFGGYKQSGIGREWGDFGIEEYLETKAILGLSS